A single window of Granulicella mallensis MP5ACTX8 DNA harbors:
- a CDS encoding alpha-amylase family glycosyl hydrolase, which produces MEFHISKKTRERLNLDDLLFSFTGNVVFANVAASRKLAQQLNELQGAEASPEKIINAGALFAMGLIDELSHALVARYRLEKDPAVLAEAVRWFGKQVVTPIQLERLLLAFTEQFPTVAVYRGELTASQWLQGSTEGMPNREAAFEEMMLLWLANSNPALSSFRLLFEDRELKQQTAYKGVTTNLPNFFVTRPPMAPGLGSLLDALRAPMLASPDSLTGQLDFIRENWSQYLGEDLKRVLLAIDILREEEVAIWMRFHPAGPDRHRHGPNGRTGEGFVGDEFIGFDSEFITDPDGTKRRRYAEGYQAPLNEYEAFSADQAWMPTVVLIAKSTYVWLEQLSKKYGRHIHRLDQIPDEELHLLATRGITGLWLIGLWERSSASKTIKRLRGNSDAVASAYSLKDYRIADDLGGEAAYENLRNRAARAGLRLASDMVPNHMGIDSTWVIEHPEWFLSRWESPFPAYHFEGPDLSNDSRVEIKIEDHYYDQTDAAVVFRLRHHRDGSTRYMYHGNDGTTFAWNDTAQLDYSKAEVREHVIQVILDVARRFPIIRFDAAMVLAKRHVQRLWFPLPGAGGSIPSRAENAMSQEAFDALMPHEFWREVVDRVAVEVPGTLLLAEAFWLLEGYFVRTLGMHRVYNSAFMNMLRDEENAKYRSYLKKTVEFDPDILKRYVNFMSNPDERTAIDQFGSGDKYFGVSVLLATLPGLPMFGHGQVEGYTERYGMDFKQARLDEHPNEDLIARHQHQIAPLLKNRQLFAESTNFVLYDFWNSHGTVDENVFAYSNRSGDQRAIIFYNNSYGSTYGTIHMSVGFLEKSNGSLQQRSLSDGLALPHDENIIIAYRDTVLGLEYLRRASSFRDQGLSLALRGYQHAVLLNWRGLQSSAAQPWDRLCDALNGSGVYSVDEALSQLRLQPLVDALRQTVSVANVQAFSGVARDLMIQIQEVKAEAEPSVLPVASEEQIVESQIEPVVNSSDILDSRFDDFIAKVPVFVQTAMELSQLGAMGERAEAKAVTESARAESEDYVAMALASVHLPYLVSGFPETLEIAVRSVLPCSDISINCREVWGSVLAWIALGALSSPASGLVLYDELQLRRALAEMSSALGVEGEQAWRVAAQARVLLKMNSEGTYLAAIYSEEFWQDPDVRWLAGINENGYFNKERFEALICWLQLPALIEAAGSPSPLETAAEIATIVEEVARAAGSVSYDVKLFLNLVSVKKSKKSLSGHSLGKKSSSDLASLEVVGKRS; this is translated from the coding sequence ATGGAATTTCACATTTCCAAAAAGACCCGAGAACGATTGAATTTAGACGATCTGTTGTTCAGTTTTACCGGGAATGTGGTTTTTGCGAACGTCGCTGCCAGCCGGAAGCTCGCCCAGCAGCTGAATGAACTCCAGGGAGCGGAGGCTTCTCCCGAAAAGATCATCAACGCCGGCGCGCTGTTCGCAATGGGATTGATCGACGAGTTGAGCCATGCGCTCGTTGCCCGTTATCGCCTGGAGAAAGATCCGGCTGTGCTTGCCGAAGCGGTTCGTTGGTTTGGCAAGCAGGTTGTTACCCCCATCCAACTGGAACGGCTGCTCCTTGCCTTCACGGAGCAGTTTCCGACTGTCGCCGTGTATCGGGGTGAGTTGACTGCCAGCCAATGGCTGCAGGGAAGTACAGAAGGGATGCCCAACCGGGAGGCCGCTTTCGAGGAGATGATGCTCCTCTGGCTGGCAAACAGCAATCCGGCGCTTTCTTCCTTCCGCCTGTTGTTTGAGGACCGGGAACTTAAGCAGCAGACAGCCTATAAAGGTGTCACCACGAATCTTCCGAACTTCTTCGTCACCCGGCCTCCGATGGCTCCTGGCCTGGGAAGCCTGTTGGACGCTTTGCGGGCACCGATGCTTGCCTCGCCCGATTCTCTTACCGGCCAGTTGGATTTCATCCGGGAGAACTGGTCTCAGTACCTTGGCGAAGACTTAAAGAGGGTGTTGCTCGCGATCGATATTCTTCGCGAAGAAGAAGTCGCCATTTGGATGAGGTTCCATCCGGCCGGCCCGGACAGGCATCGCCACGGACCTAATGGTCGCACCGGAGAAGGCTTCGTCGGAGACGAGTTTATCGGCTTCGACTCGGAGTTCATCACCGATCCGGACGGCACAAAGCGTCGCCGTTATGCGGAAGGTTATCAAGCGCCCCTGAACGAGTACGAAGCCTTCAGCGCCGATCAGGCCTGGATGCCCACCGTTGTCCTGATTGCCAAGAGCACCTATGTCTGGCTGGAGCAGTTGTCCAAAAAGTATGGCCGCCACATCCATCGGCTGGATCAGATTCCCGATGAAGAGCTGCATCTGCTGGCTACTCGAGGCATCACCGGCTTGTGGCTGATAGGCCTGTGGGAGCGGAGCTCCGCTTCAAAGACGATCAAGCGGCTTCGGGGTAATAGTGACGCCGTAGCTTCCGCTTATTCGCTGAAGGATTATCGGATCGCTGACGATCTGGGTGGTGAAGCGGCGTACGAGAATCTGCGCAATCGGGCTGCCAGGGCTGGCCTTCGGCTGGCAAGCGACATGGTTCCCAATCACATGGGGATCGATTCAACGTGGGTGATCGAGCATCCCGAATGGTTCTTGTCGCGTTGGGAGAGTCCGTTTCCGGCGTACCATTTTGAGGGGCCGGATCTTTCCAACGACAGTCGCGTCGAGATCAAGATCGAAGACCACTACTACGACCAGACGGATGCAGCCGTTGTGTTTCGTCTGCGCCATCATCGTGACGGCAGCACTCGCTACATGTACCACGGTAACGATGGAACGACGTTTGCCTGGAACGATACCGCGCAGTTGGATTACTCCAAGGCCGAGGTGCGGGAGCATGTCATTCAGGTCATTCTGGATGTCGCGCGCCGCTTCCCGATTATCCGGTTCGATGCGGCGATGGTGCTTGCTAAGCGCCACGTGCAGCGTCTCTGGTTCCCGCTTCCCGGCGCAGGGGGATCGATCCCCTCGAGAGCAGAAAATGCCATGTCGCAAGAGGCGTTCGATGCCCTGATGCCGCACGAGTTCTGGCGCGAGGTCGTTGACCGTGTTGCTGTGGAAGTGCCCGGAACGCTGCTTCTCGCCGAGGCCTTCTGGCTGCTGGAGGGCTACTTCGTTCGGACCCTGGGCATGCATCGCGTCTACAACAGCGCGTTCATGAACATGCTGCGCGACGAGGAGAATGCCAAGTACCGGTCGTATCTGAAGAAGACGGTGGAGTTCGATCCGGACATCTTGAAGCGCTATGTGAACTTCATGAGCAATCCGGACGAGCGGACTGCCATCGATCAATTCGGCTCAGGAGACAAATACTTCGGGGTCTCCGTCCTGCTCGCTACCTTGCCGGGCCTGCCCATGTTCGGCCACGGCCAGGTCGAAGGCTACACCGAACGCTATGGCATGGACTTCAAGCAGGCGCGGCTGGATGAGCATCCGAACGAAGACCTGATCGCGCGGCATCAGCATCAGATCGCTCCGCTGCTCAAGAACCGCCAGCTCTTTGCCGAGAGCACCAACTTCGTGCTCTATGACTTCTGGAACAGCCACGGTACGGTAGACGAAAATGTCTTTGCCTACTCGAACCGCTCCGGTGACCAACGCGCGATCATCTTCTACAACAATAGCTATGGCTCGACCTACGGCACGATCCACATGTCGGTCGGATTTCTGGAGAAGTCCAACGGCTCGCTGCAGCAGAGGAGCCTGAGTGATGGGCTGGCGCTGCCGCATGACGAGAACATCATTATCGCCTATCGCGATACGGTTCTTGGGCTCGAGTATTTGAGGAGAGCGTCCTCTTTTCGGGATCAGGGACTCTCTCTGGCTCTACGGGGATACCAACATGCTGTGCTGTTGAATTGGCGCGGGCTGCAGTCGTCTGCAGCGCAGCCCTGGGATCGTCTGTGCGATGCTCTGAACGGTTCGGGGGTTTACAGCGTGGATGAGGCGCTTTCGCAACTTCGCCTGCAGCCTCTGGTAGATGCTTTGCGCCAGACGGTCAGTGTGGCGAATGTGCAGGCATTCTCGGGCGTGGCAAGAGACCTCATGATTCAAATCCAGGAGGTCAAGGCGGAAGCTGAACCGAGCGTTCTTCCGGTCGCGAGCGAAGAGCAGATCGTAGAGTCTCAGATTGAACCTGTCGTAAACAGCAGCGACATCCTCGATTCAAGATTCGATGATTTCATCGCCAAGGTGCCTGTCTTTGTTCAGACAGCGATGGAGCTCTCGCAGTTGGGAGCGATGGGAGAAAGAGCTGAGGCAAAGGCTGTCACGGAGTCTGCAAGAGCCGAATCAGAAGACTACGTTGCGATGGCGCTGGCCTCCGTTCATCTTCCTTACCTGGTCTCAGGCTTTCCTGAGACCTTAGAGATCGCTGTCCGCTCCGTACTTCCTTGCAGTGACATCAGCATCAATTGCCGAGAGGTATGGGGATCTGTACTCGCATGGATCGCGCTCGGCGCACTTTCTTCGCCGGCCTCCGGACTTGTTCTCTACGATGAACTCCAGTTGCGGAGAGCGCTCGCGGAGATGTCTTCTGCTCTGGGGGTAGAGGGCGAGCAGGCATGGAGAGTAGCGGCTCAAGCACGGGTCCTGCTCAAGATGAACTCCGAGGGCACCTATCTGGCTGCCATCTATTCGGAAGAGTTCTGGCAAGATCCCGATGTTCGCTGGCTCGCCGGAATCAATGAAAATGGGTACTTCAACAAGGAACGCTTCGAGGCGCTCATCTGTTGGCTTCAACTGCCTGCTTTGATCGAGGCAGCCGGAAGCCCGTCGCCCCTGGAGACCGCCGCCGAGATCGCTACGATTGTCGAAGAGGTGGCCCGCGCTGCTGGGAGCGTCTCCTATGATGTGAAGCTTTTCCTTAACCTCGTCTCCGTGAAGAAGAGTAAGAAATCGCTGTCCGGCCACTCCTTAGGAAAAAAGTCTTCTTCCGATTTAGCTTCTTTAGAGGTTGTAGGAAAACGCAGCTGA